The following coding sequences are from one Candidatus Desulfofervidus auxilii window:
- a CDS encoding secondary thiamine-phosphate synthase enzyme YjbQ has translation MVFTKTLTISTKEPGDIVDLTPLIVQVVKESGIKNGIVHVFAPHATGVFALTELESNLIHDIKHLLEEITPQGKGWHHPANAHSHLRSMLLPPDHTLPVRDGKPITGTWQSLFFIEVGLSGRHVRIEITVIGE, from the coding sequence ATGGTTTTTACAAAAACTCTTACCATTAGTACAAAGGAACCAGGTGATATTGTAGATTTAACTCCATTAATAGTACAAGTAGTAAAAGAATCTGGAATCAAAAATGGCATTGTTCATGTTTTTGCACCACATGCAACTGGAGTATTTGCTTTAACAGAACTTGAGTCAAATCTTATTCATGATATAAAGCACCTTTTAGAAGAAATAACTCCTCAAGGTAAAGGTTGGCACCATCCTGCTAATGCTCATTCTCATTTACGTTCCATGCTTTTACCACCTGATCACACTTTGCCAGTAAGAGATGGAAAGCCTATTACAGGTACTTGGCAAAGTTTATTTTTTATTGAAGTTGGTTTGTCTGGAAGACATGTTAGAATTGAAATTACTGTAATAGGTGAATGA
- the fmt gene encoding methionyl-tRNA formyltransferase, with amino-acid sequence MKIIFFGSPEFAIPSFKALIETKEDEVIGVVTQPDRPKGRGRKLTPPPIKIIAQQYNLPVYQPETVKDDNFINLVKTLAPDLLVVVAFGQILPKALLSIPPHGAINVHPSLLPKYRGAAPIQWAIINGETITGVSIVRITPRLDSGDILLQKAVPIGPEETAGELHDVLAKLGAELLLEAIRGLKKSTLTSIPQDERLASYAPKLKKEDGLIDWAASAKKIACLIRGLDPVPGAYTYLDGKLLKLFRPKVIPFTPKDTPPGTIIEAKPEGIQIVTGEGILLVKEIQLEGRKRLAVSEFIKGYPKLVGKKLGS; translated from the coding sequence ATGAAGATTATCTTTTTTGGTAGTCCTGAGTTTGCTATCCCTTCTTTTAAAGCTTTAATAGAAACAAAGGAAGATGAAGTTATCGGTGTTGTTACTCAACCTGATAGACCTAAAGGAAGGGGAAGAAAATTAACACCACCACCAATAAAAATTATAGCTCAACAATATAATTTGCCAGTTTATCAGCCAGAAACTGTGAAAGATGATAATTTCATCAATCTAGTTAAAACCCTTGCTCCTGATTTACTGGTAGTGGTCGCTTTTGGTCAAATTTTACCAAAAGCACTTCTTTCTATCCCACCACATGGTGCTATTAATGTACATCCCTCCCTTTTACCTAAATACCGTGGAGCAGCCCCTATTCAATGGGCAATTATCAATGGAGAAACAATAACAGGTGTAAGTATTGTTCGGATTACACCACGTTTAGATAGTGGTGACATTTTATTACAAAAGGCGGTACCTATTGGACCGGAGGAAACTGCTGGAGAATTACATGATGTTTTAGCAAAATTAGGAGCAGAATTACTTTTAGAAGCTATTCGTGGTCTTAAAAAAAGTACATTAACTTCTATACCTCAAGATGAAAGATTAGCAAGTTATGCTCCAAAATTGAAAAAAGAAGATGGGCTAATTGATTGGGCAGCTTCGGCTAAAAAAATTGCTTGTCTTATACGTGGACTTGATCCTGTTCCTGGTGCCTACACTTATCTTGATGGTAAGCTTTTAAAGCTCTTTCGACCAAAGGTTATTCCATTTACACCAAAGGATACTCCTCCTGGTACTATTATTGAAGCAAAACCTGAAGGTATTCAGATTGTTACTGGCGAAGGTATTTTATTAGTAAAAGAAATTCAATTAGAAGGAAGAAAACGCCTAGCTGTATCTGAGTTTATAAAAGGTTATCCTAAATTAGTAGGAAAAAAACTAGGTAGTTAA
- a CDS encoding iron-sulfur cluster assembly protein — protein sequence MNQELMQRIFSALTQVIDPATGLDVIRMRIIEDLRVDNEGNVSLILHPTSPVCPLAYKVAADIKLAIKKVDGVKDVNIKVIDFQDAERLEAMLKEI from the coding sequence ATGAATCAAGAGTTAATGCAGCGTATTTTTTCTGCTTTAACTCAAGTAATAGATCCAGCTACAGGTCTAGATGTTATACGCATGCGCATAATAGAAGATTTGCGTGTAGATAACGAAGGTAATGTAAGTTTAATTTTACATCCCACTTCCCCTGTATGTCCTTTGGCATATAAGGTAGCGGCTGATATTAAACTAGCTATTAAAAAAGTTGATGGTGTAAAAGATGTAAATATAAAGGTAATAGATTTTCAAGATGCAGAAAGGCTTGAGGCTATGCTTAAAGAAATTTAG
- a CDS encoding prephenate dehydrogenase/arogenate dehydrogenase family protein, translated as MKTPKTIGIIGGTGRMGQWFKDFFEKKGYEVLSASRKTTLSPQTLAEKCDVVIISVPIDVTVETIKKIGPFVRKDALLMDLTSLKKAPVEAMLKYSKAEVIGTHPLFGPGVESLNEQVIVICPARGKNWLPWIKKIFSEAKLEITTPEEHDAIMAVVQALPHFLLLAMGLTLAELPFANKAINHYATPTFQTIWERIKNLAKQNPKIYASIQFENPFYQKEVFPLLCQSIHVLKNIIENQDKKNFVEIFEKIFQLTKKLND; from the coding sequence ATGAAAACACCTAAAACTATCGGTATTATTGGTGGGACTGGTCGCATGGGACAATGGTTTAAAGATTTTTTTGAAAAAAAAGGCTATGAAGTATTAAGTGCAAGCCGAAAAACTACACTTTCTCCTCAAACTTTAGCAGAAAAATGTGATGTAGTAATTATTTCTGTTCCTATAGACGTCACTGTTGAAACTATAAAAAAAATAGGGCCATTTGTACGAAAAGATGCTTTACTTATGGATCTCACTTCTTTAAAAAAAGCACCTGTTGAAGCTATGTTAAAATATAGTAAAGCTGAAGTGATAGGAACCCATCCTTTATTTGGACCAGGTGTAGAATCTTTAAATGAGCAAGTTATCGTAATTTGTCCAGCTAGAGGAAAAAACTGGCTACCTTGGATAAAAAAAATTTTTTCTGAAGCAAAACTTGAAATTACAACACCAGAAGAACATGATGCAATTATGGCTGTAGTACAAGCCTTACCTCATTTTCTTTTACTCGCTATGGGTCTTACATTAGCTGAATTACCTTTTGCTAATAAGGCCATAAATCATTATGCTACACCTACTTTTCAAACTATATGGGAAAGAATAAAAAACCTTGCTAAACAAAATCCCAAAATCTATGCCTCTATTCAGTTTGAAAACCCTTTTTATCAAAAAGAAGTATTTCCTCTTCTCTGCCAATCTATACATGTCTTAAAAAATATTATAGAAAATCAAGACAAAAAAAATTTTGTCGAAATATTTGAAAAAATTTTTCAATTAACAAAAAAATTAAATGATTAA
- a CDS encoding DUF5320 family protein: MKIIVSAEGPSIDAQVSLRFGRAPYFIFVDTETMNVEILENPFVNQMSGVGIQVAQLVAEKGVEVIITGHVGPKAFEALRQAGIQIVSVNGGSVKEAIDAFKEGKLSSVSAATAPAHSGGGWGRGMGMGIGMGMGKGCRWSSLPSQTNPDELRLLKEQMAQMQKQLEQIVKKLENLEKKGK; encoded by the coding sequence ATGAAAATAATAGTAAGTGCTGAAGGACCGTCAATTGATGCGCAAGTATCGTTAAGATTTGGGCGAGCCCCTTATTTTATTTTTGTAGATACAGAAACAATGAATGTCGAAATACTTGAAAATCCTTTTGTCAACCAAATGAGCGGTGTAGGTATTCAAGTAGCACAATTAGTAGCAGAAAAGGGGGTAGAGGTTATAATAACGGGTCATGTAGGGCCAAAAGCATTTGAAGCATTACGGCAAGCAGGCATCCAAATAGTGAGTGTAAATGGTGGTTCAGTGAAGGAAGCTATTGATGCATTTAAAGAGGGCAAATTAAGTAGCGTTAGTGCAGCAACAGCACCTGCTCATAGTGGTGGTGGCTGGGGACGTGGAATGGGCATGGGTATAGGTATGGGAATGGGAAAAGGCTGTCGCTGGAGTTCATTACCTTCACAAACAAATCCAGATGAGCTTAGGTTACTCAAAGAACAAATGGCACAGATGCAAAAACAACTAGAACAAATTGTTAAAAAATTGGAAAACTTAGAAAAGAAAGGTAAATGA
- the sat gene encoding sulfate adenylyltransferase — MSNLIIERPLPHGGRLVERVVRDPEIGKKMAKGCPAYDIKPTLHFETGVPVRNVYREIMSICYGFFSPVEGSMTQAEVERILKKRRLLNEWIFPYPLVFDISKEDYQKLGVTVGDRVLLRLKGKPFAVLDVEEVYEIDPPELADKTFGTPEDNPEVVRERFDKKHPGWVIYRSLNPIVLAGKYTIINEPKFRPPFDRFWLPPRKCREKFDELGWRTAIAHQTRNVPHVGHEFLMKNAAYTGDVEPCHGILVNAIIGVKRRGDYPDEAIVEGHEAVHTGGYIKPERHLVSICLWDMRYGNPLESLLHGIIRQNMGCTHHMFGRDHAAVGEYYDMYATQILWTKGIPSFGFDKPPTEVPYGLHIRPQNMKEFWYCPKCGEIAYSDNCNHTKEKQKFSGSFIRGMVAEGIFPPGVIFRPEVYKVVVKWWKHFGYPFCNEKYVKEKEKNLEVDLPDMDI; from the coding sequence ATGTCAAATTTAATAATTGAAAGGCCTTTACCTCATGGTGGTAGACTTGTGGAAAGAGTTGTAAGGGACCCTGAAATAGGAAAGAAAATGGCAAAAGGATGTCCTGCTTATGACATTAAGCCTACTTTACATTTTGAGACTGGTGTACCAGTGAGGAATGTGTATAGGGAAATAATGTCCATTTGTTATGGCTTCTTCAGTCCTGTAGAAGGATCTATGACACAAGCTGAGGTAGAAAGAATTTTAAAAAAAAGAAGGCTTTTAAATGAATGGATTTTCCCTTATCCTTTGGTTTTTGACATTAGCAAAGAAGATTATCAAAAATTAGGTGTTACTGTAGGCGACAGAGTGCTTTTAAGACTTAAAGGAAAACCTTTTGCTGTATTAGATGTAGAAGAAGTTTATGAAATTGATCCTCCCGAATTAGCTGATAAAACTTTTGGAACACCTGAGGATAATCCAGAAGTAGTAAGAGAAAGGTTTGATAAGAAACATCCAGGTTGGGTTATTTATCGGAGTTTAAATCCTATTGTATTAGCTGGGAAATATACTATTATTAATGAACCAAAATTTAGACCACCTTTTGACAGATTTTGGTTACCTCCGAGAAAATGTAGGGAAAAATTTGATGAATTAGGTTGGAGAACAGCAATTGCTCATCAAACTAGAAATGTCCCTCATGTGGGTCATGAATTCTTAATGAAAAATGCTGCTTATACAGGTGATGTAGAACCTTGCCATGGTATCTTAGTAAATGCTATTATTGGTGTGAAAAGAAGAGGCGATTACCCAGATGAAGCCATTGTTGAAGGGCATGAAGCAGTACATACTGGAGGTTACATTAAACCTGAAAGACATTTAGTAAGTATATGCCTGTGGGATATGAGATATGGCAATCCATTAGAGTCTCTCCTTCATGGTATTATTAGACAGAATATGGGTTGCACACATCATATGTTTGGAAGAGACCATGCAGCAGTAGGTGAATATTATGATATGTATGCTACTCAGATCCTATGGACAAAAGGTATTCCTAGTTTTGGTTTTGATAAGCCACCTACAGAAGTACCTTATGGATTACACATTAGACCTCAAAATATGAAAGAATTTTGGTATTGTCCCAAGTGCGGTGAGATTGCATACAGTGATAACTGCAATCATACTAAAGAAAAACAAAAATTTAGTGGAAGTTTCATCAGAGGTATGGTAGCAGAAGGTATCTTTCCACCTGGGGTTATATTCAGACCTGAAGTTTATAAAGTAGTTGTAAAGTGGTGGAAGCATTTTGGTTATCCTTTCTGCAATGAAAAGTATGTAAAAGAAAAAGAAAAGAATTTAGAAGTAGATTTACCAGATATGGATATTTAA
- a CDS encoding DUF763 domain-containing protein: MRKTGIAYLPLHSGKAPAWLFERMVKLAREILYLLCLEYGQKEILRRLSDPYWFQAFGCVLGFDWHSSGVTTTVCGAIKEALKDIGKEIGLFVVGGKGKTALKTPEELFNIGNKLGIEVTPFIKASRLSAKVDNIALQDGYQLYHHSLFFTIYGDWSVIQQGMNINTGYARRYHWLGEKVKSFVCDPHAAICSMKKENFVLNLVAKESEGTRKGSVELLKEDPEKLVKEWQKITTLHLPAHHQILISDIDLKKLKQNLIKAINASPKDFESLLGIKGIGAKTLRALSLIAEVIYGAKPSFKDPARYAFAHGGKDGHPYPVNRRLYDQSIEILKEAVNSAKIGYTEKIKALKRLANFEVYL, translated from the coding sequence ATGAGAAAAACAGGTATTGCCTATTTACCTCTTCATAGTGGTAAGGCACCAGCTTGGCTTTTTGAAAGGATGGTCAAGTTGGCGAGAGAAATTTTATATCTTCTTTGTCTTGAATATGGTCAAAAGGAAATTTTACGCCGTCTTTCTGATCCATATTGGTTTCAGGCATTTGGTTGTGTCTTAGGTTTTGATTGGCATAGTAGTGGGGTTACTACTACTGTTTGTGGTGCGATCAAAGAGGCATTAAAAGATATAGGTAAAGAAATTGGTTTATTTGTTGTTGGAGGTAAAGGGAAAACCGCTTTAAAAACACCAGAAGAATTATTTAACATAGGTAATAAATTAGGAATAGAAGTAACTCCATTTATAAAGGCAAGTCGGTTAAGTGCTAAAGTAGATAATATTGCACTGCAAGATGGATATCAACTTTATCATCATTCTTTGTTTTTTACTATTTATGGTGACTGGTCAGTAATACAGCAAGGGATGAATATAAATACAGGTTATGCGAGACGTTATCATTGGTTAGGAGAAAAAGTAAAAAGCTTTGTTTGCGATCCTCATGCTGCTATATGTAGTATGAAAAAAGAAAATTTTGTTTTAAATCTAGTAGCAAAAGAAAGTGAGGGAACAAGAAAAGGTAGTGTTGAACTTCTTAAAGAAGATCCAGAAAAACTTGTTAAAGAATGGCAAAAAATTACTACTTTACATTTACCAGCTCATCATCAAATTTTAATTAGTGATATAGATTTAAAAAAGCTAAAACAAAATTTAATAAAAGCAATAAATGCTTCACCTAAAGACTTTGAATCTTTATTGGGTATAAAAGGAATAGGAGCAAAAACTTTAAGGGCTTTATCCTTAATTGCTGAAGTTATTTATGGTGCTAAACCAAGTTTTAAAGATCCAGCTCGCTATGCCTTTGCTCATGGGGGTAAAGATGGTCATCCTTATCCAGTTAATCGTCGTCTTTATGATCAAAGTATTGAGATCTTAAAAGAAGCAGTTAATTCGGCAAAAATAGGATATACAGAAAAAATAAAAGCATTAAAAAGATTAGCAAATTTTGAGGTCTATTTGTGA
- a CDS encoding DUF5320 domain-containing protein, which translates to MPAGDRTGPLGLGPMTGRGMGFCAGFGVPGFMNPWPRWGWGRGWGRGWRWRFWATGIPGWAWFYYPWGSAEDELTFLRNQAKFFEKQLKNISQRIEELEKASQQ; encoded by the coding sequence ATGCCAGCTGGTGATCGCACTGGTCCATTAGGTTTAGGCCCTATGACTGGCAGAGGAATGGGTTTTTGTGCAGGTTTTGGTGTGCCTGGATTTATGAATCCCTGGCCAAGATGGGGCTGGGGAAGAGGCTGGGGTAGAGGATGGCGCTGGCGTTTCTGGGCTACAGGTATACCTGGTTGGGCTTGGTTTTACTATCCTTGGGGTAGTGCAGAGGATGAATTGACCTTTTTGAGGAATCAAGCAAAATTTTTTGAAAAACAATTAAAAAACATTAGCCAGCGCATAGAAGAATTAGAAAAAGCGTCACAACAATAA
- the def gene encoding peptide deformylase, with protein MAILPIVKYPEPILKKPAAQIEKVTKEIRHLLDDMAETMYSACGVGLAAPQIGKSLRLIVLDPTGNEGKQLITLVNPIIVAGEGEIEGDEGCLSLPGVICNVKRFAKVRVRGIDPVKGKTIEIEAEGFLARIFQHEIDHLEGKLIWDRLGMLKREFYKRRYLKQFKK; from the coding sequence ATGGCAATATTACCTATTGTGAAATATCCTGAACCTATTTTAAAAAAGCCAGCTGCACAAATAGAAAAGGTTACAAAGGAAATTCGTCACCTTCTAGATGATATGGCTGAAACTATGTACAGTGCTTGTGGTGTAGGGCTGGCTGCTCCTCAGATTGGTAAGTCTTTGCGTTTAATTGTGCTTGATCCAACAGGAAATGAAGGTAAACAGCTTATTACCTTGGTAAATCCTATAATTGTTGCAGGTGAAGGAGAGATTGAAGGAGATGAAGGCTGCTTGAGCTTGCCAGGTGTAATATGTAATGTTAAACGCTTTGCTAAGGTAAGAGTAAGGGGAATTGACCCTGTAAAAGGAAAAACAATAGAAATAGAAGCTGAAGGCTTTTTGGCACGTATATTTCAACATGAAATTGATCATCTAGAAGGGAAATTAATCTGGGATAGGTTAGGAATGTTGAAACGGGAGTTTTACAAAAGGAGATATTTAAAGCAATTTAAAAAATGA
- a CDS encoding YkgJ family cysteine cluster protein, which yields MIKLRWPVVNLKDKFQFACHPGLPCFTECCKRLEVILTPYDILRLKKALNISSESFLERYTEVIFPENIGLPMLKLKKQKNCPFLGEKGCLIYSHRPSVCRLYPLGSGFSSKKRVYFLIKEPECLGFQTKKTITVGEWINSQGLKEYEEMNALFAELIFLKNKIRPVGLTVKETKMFFMSCYNLDSFREFVLKSSFCNRFDLTPKHLRKIEKNDIFLLKLAFDWLKFALFGQPTLKLKNERIPSH from the coding sequence GTGATAAAATTAAGATGGCCTGTAGTTAACCTAAAAGATAAGTTTCAATTTGCCTGTCATCCAGGGCTTCCTTGTTTTACAGAATGTTGCAAAAGACTTGAAGTTATACTTACTCCTTATGATATTTTGCGTTTAAAAAAGGCTTTAAATATCTCTTCTGAATCCTTTTTAGAAAGATATACTGAAGTTATTTTTCCTGAAAATATTGGTCTTCCAATGTTAAAATTAAAAAAACAAAAAAATTGTCCTTTTTTAGGTGAAAAGGGCTGTTTGATTTATTCTCATCGTCCTAGTGTATGTCGTCTTTATCCATTAGGAAGTGGTTTTTCATCTAAAAAACGTGTTTATTTTCTTATAAAAGAACCTGAATGTTTAGGCTTCCAGACAAAAAAAACAATAACTGTGGGTGAATGGATTAATTCTCAAGGTCTTAAAGAATATGAAGAGATGAATGCACTTTTTGCTGAATTGATTTTTTTAAAAAACAAAATTCGTCCTGTTGGTCTTACTGTAAAAGAAACAAAAATGTTTTTTATGAGTTGTTATAATTTAGATAGTTTTAGAGAATTTGTGTTAAAAAGTAGTTTTTGCAATCGTTTTGATTTAACACCAAAACATTTAAGAAAAATTGAAAAAAATGATATTTTTCTTTTAAAATTAGCCTTTGATTGGCTAAAATTTGCCCTATTTGGTCAACCAACATTAAAGCTTAAAAATGAGAGAATCCCTTCCCACTAA
- the aroC gene encoding chorismate synthase: MPGNSFGQAFKVTTFGESHGVALGVIIDGCPPQLPLLAEDIQKELEKRRPGKRLTTPRREPDKVEILSGVFEGKTTGTPIALIIYNRDVDSSKYEKIKDIFRPGHGDFTYLKKYGIRDWRGGGRASGRETVARVAAGAVAQKVLDTVGIKVFAYTVALGGIKAKNCDLNFIEKNSLFCCDPEVYEEMEKRIIEVRKIGDSIGGIVEVRAIGCPAGLGEPVFDKLDADLAKALMSIGAVKGVEIGAGFKVAEMLGSECNDEITPDGFLSNNAGGILAGISNGDEIIVRAAVKPIPSIEKTQRTITTKGKPTTISITGRHDISAIPRIVPVCAAMVRLVLADHLLRQRMIDENT, encoded by the coding sequence ATGCCCGGTAATTCTTTTGGTCAGGCATTTAAGGTAACTACATTTGGAGAATCTCATGGTGTAGCCCTTGGCGTTATTATTGATGGTTGTCCACCACAATTGCCCCTTTTAGCAGAAGATATTCAAAAAGAGCTTGAAAAACGCAGACCCGGAAAACGTTTAACCACGCCTAGACGAGAACCAGACAAAGTTGAAATCCTTTCTGGTGTGTTTGAAGGAAAAACAACTGGTACTCCTATTGCACTTATAATTTATAATCGTGATGTAGATAGCAGTAAATATGAAAAAATAAAAGATATTTTTCGCCCTGGTCATGGCGATTTTACTTATTTAAAAAAGTATGGGATTAGGGATTGGCGAGGTGGAGGTAGGGCATCGGGTAGGGAAACAGTAGCAAGGGTAGCAGCTGGGGCTGTGGCTCAAAAAGTACTTGATACAGTTGGAATAAAGGTATTTGCTTATACTGTAGCTTTAGGTGGTATAAAAGCAAAAAATTGTGATTTAAATTTTATTGAAAAAAATTCGCTTTTTTGTTGTGATCCTGAAGTATATGAAGAAATGGAAAAGCGCATTATTGAAGTAAGAAAAATAGGAGATTCTATTGGCGGAATAGTAGAAGTAAGGGCAATTGGATGTCCTGCTGGATTAGGAGAGCCTGTATTTGATAAATTGGATGCAGATTTGGCTAAGGCACTTATGTCTATTGGAGCAGTAAAAGGAGTAGAGATTGGGGCAGGATTCAAAGTAGCAGAAATGCTTGGTTCTGAATGTAATGATGAAATTACTCCAGATGGTTTTTTAAGCAATAATGCAGGTGGTATTTTAGCTGGAATTTCTAATGGAGACGAAATTATTGTAAGGGCTGCTGTTAAACCTATTCCTTCTATTGAGAAAACACAACGTACCATTACTACAAAAGGTAAACCAACTACCATTTCTATAACTGGAAGGCATGATATTTCTGCTATTCCTAGGATTGTGCCAGTATGTGCTGCTATGGTGAGATTAGTATTAGCTGATCATCTTTTACGACAGAGGATGATAGATGAAAACACCTAA
- the thiL gene encoding thiamine-phosphate kinase: MKEKNIIELFKIITKDLTVPSFVKKGIGEDAAVLEIGGSYYLITTDLLIEDTHFKQKWISPFALGYKALAVNLSDIAAMGGKPEYFLISIGIPKDFSSKDIDELIKGLKKIAQKYQVFLIGGDTVRAEKIVINITVLGKTEKKPFFRSGAKVGDIILVSRFLGDAAAGLAILENNLNQKDFLSLINAHLFPEPEVDLGLYLAETQLVHAAIDISDGIASDLMWICEESNVGAKIYKTKIPISSICKKAAHKLNKNPLEWALSGGEDYALLFTIPPNALKQIKEGIWKKFKREVFVIGEITEGNKVLLVSEKKIIDISGKGFSHF; the protein is encoded by the coding sequence ATGAAAGAAAAAAACATTATTGAGCTTTTTAAAATAATAACAAAAGATTTAACTGTCCCTTCTTTTGTAAAAAAAGGTATAGGAGAAGATGCTGCTGTTTTAGAGATAGGAGGCAGTTATTATCTTATTACTACTGATTTATTAATAGAAGATACTCATTTTAAACAAAAATGGATATCTCCATTTGCTCTTGGTTATAAAGCACTTGCAGTTAATTTAAGTGATATTGCTGCTATGGGAGGAAAACCAGAATATTTCCTTATCTCTATTGGCATCCCAAAGGATTTTTCTTCTAAAGACATAGATGAATTAATTAAAGGACTTAAAAAAATTGCTCAAAAATATCAAGTTTTTCTAATTGGAGGAGATACAGTAAGGGCAGAAAAAATAGTAATAAATATTACAGTTTTAGGAAAAACTGAAAAAAAGCCATTTTTCCGTTCTGGGGCTAAAGTTGGAGATATAATTTTAGTAAGTCGTTTTTTAGGAGATGCAGCAGCTGGTTTAGCTATTTTAGAAAATAATTTAAATCAAAAAGATTTTTTATCTTTAATTAATGCACATCTTTTCCCTGAACCAGAAGTTGATTTAGGTCTTTATCTAGCCGAAACACAATTAGTACATGCTGCCATAGATATCTCTGATGGTATTGCCTCTGATTTGATGTGGATTTGTGAAGAAAGTAATGTAGGGGCAAAAATTTATAAAACAAAAATACCTATTTCTTCTATTTGTAAAAAAGCAGCTCATAAATTAAATAAAAATCCATTAGAATGGGCATTGAGTGGTGGTGAAGATTATGCCCTTTTATTTACTATACCACCTAATGCTTTAAAACAAATAAAAGAAGGCATATGGAAGAAATTTAAAAGAGAAGTATTTGTTATTGGAGAGATTACTGAAGGAAATAAAGTTTTATTAGTTTCAGAGAAAAAAATTATAGATATTAGTGGGAAGGGATTCTCTCATTTTTAA
- a CDS encoding serine/threonine protein phosphatase — MEKIKEILKQQSRLIRLPAKGKAVFVGDTHGDLNATETVLRLYYKSDYVLIFLGDYVDRGEHSRENIELLLEKKLESPEQIFLLMGNHEGYPILPFQPADFWESLSSEERKKFEEIFLLLPFAAVTKNGILAVHGVPPNLSSVEDILKAEIGSEAWYQMVWGDFADRPGDFFGNLWGRPVYGKDYFEKVMKKFGYNVLIRAHQPHIQPIIFEGRCLTLITSHAYKPMRNIAIVDLEKELIKSVDDLKISSI; from the coding sequence ATGGAAAAAATAAAAGAGATTTTAAAACAACAATCACGTCTTATTCGACTTCCTGCAAAGGGAAAAGCTGTATTTGTGGGAGATACACATGGAGATTTAAACGCAACAGAAACTGTTTTGCGCCTTTATTACAAATCTGATTATGTCTTAATTTTTCTTGGAGATTATGTAGATAGGGGTGAACATTCAAGAGAAAACATAGAGCTTTTATTAGAAAAAAAATTAGAATCACCAGAGCAAATTTTCCTTTTAATGGGAAATCATGAGGGTTATCCCATTTTACCATTTCAACCTGCAGACTTTTGGGAAAGTTTATCTTCTGAAGAAAGGAAAAAATTTGAAGAAATATTTCTTTTATTACCATTTGCTGCAGTGACAAAAAATGGTATCTTAGCAGTGCATGGTGTTCCCCCAAATCTTTCTTCTGTTGAAGATATACTTAAGGCTGAGATAGGTAGCGAGGCTTGGTATCAAATGGTTTGGGGTGATTTTGCTGATAGACCAGGTGATTTTTTTGGAAATCTTTGGGGAAGACCTGTTTATGGAAAAGATTATTTTGAAAAAGTTATGAAAAAATTTGGTTATAATGTTTTAATCAGGGCACATCAACCACATATTCAACCAATTATTTTTGAAGGTCGTTGCTTAACACTTATTACCTCTCATGCTTATAAACCAATGCGAAACATTGCTATTGTAGATTTAGAAAAAGAATTAATTAAAAGCGTTGATGATTTAAAAATTTCTTCTATTTAG